A portion of the Drosophila innubila isolate TH190305 chromosome 3L unlocalized genomic scaffold, UK_Dinn_1.0 0_D_3L, whole genome shotgun sequence genome contains these proteins:
- the LOC117787055 gene encoding uncharacterized protein LOC117787055: MDKLNLLWYDITITRPKQPPSTRSSCCLLLFTALLSASLWTRPVASGRVSAAPVVVADDDEMMEYAPEYEHPEYAFSYGVKDLHTGDVKSQWESRDGDGVKGHYSILEPDGSIRTVHYTADAKKGFNAIVKTVGANSHPITETPDGESSPNDDTSQSKINHYSKDQEHIVLSSDIKPLKKPIEDLTHSHPRIPSLIEFKPHARIKQVPMELEPDIKNRLQQARDNYYKEIAAAQKLEDYSQKLQPNYAVQESDWKALIVNEPKEYRPHYSTSQPHQHPYYEHYKPKELPQNYLHKPSVPQQALHTSYSPSKSRPSNPEPISNHIHQKKIVHTTPGLKHYKYKGVTKSFARPDYSSYFQRKPKKLHSKPFAPNERPRRPEGAGPVLFPELLEDDYEEFSDDEQGVASASLVQSMVRRDKKHMVPMYAGGHLFSAAKYRNLEGV, encoded by the exons ATAACGAGACCGAAACAGCCGCCTTCAACCCGCTCCAGCTGCTGTCTCCTGCTGTTTACCGCTCTCCTATCCGCCAGCCTCTGGACACGCCCCGTCGCCAGTGGACGCGTCTCTGCCGCACCTGTCGTCGTTGCCGATGATGACGAAATGATGGAATATGCACCAGAATAT GAACATCCGGAATATGCATTTAGCTATGGCGTTAAGGATCTGCACACTGGTGACGTGAAATCGCAATGGGAGTCACGAGATGGCGACGGGGTCAAAGGTCATTATAGCATACTTGAACCGGATGGTTCTATACGCACCGTGCACTATACAGCAGATGCCAAAAAGGGTTTCAATGCCATTGTAAAGACCGTGGGCGCCAATTCGCATCCGATTACAGAGACGCCGGATGGAGAAAGTAGTCCAAATGATGACACGTCTCAATCGAAGATCAATCATTATAGCAAAGACCAGGAACACATTGTACTGAGCTCCGATATAAAGCCACTAAAGAAGCCAATTGAGGATCTAACGCACTCACATCCCAGGATTCCCAGTCTGATTGAGTTCAAGCCGCATGCACGGATAAAGCAGGTGCCCATGGAACTAGAGCCGGATATAAAAAACCGACTTCAGCAGGCTAGGGACAATTATTATAAGGAAATTGCAGCAGCACAGAAACTTGAAGATTATTCTCAGAAACTGCAACCCAATTATGCGGTACAGGAGAGCGACTGGAAGGCACTGATTGTCAATGAGCCCAAAGAGTATCGACCGCACTACAGCACAAGTCAGCCCCACCAACATCCCTACTATGAGCACTACAAGCCCAAGGAGTTGCCTCAGAACTATCTGCATAAGCCATCAGTGCCTCAGCAGGCATTACATACGAGTTATTCACCCTCAAAGTCGCGACCCAGCAATCCCGAGCCGATCTCCAATCACATACACCAGAAGAAGATTGTCCACACCACCCCCGGCCTGAAGCACTACAAGTATAAGGGCGTCACCAAGAGCTTTGCCCGTCCCGATTACTCCAGCTACTTCCAGCGCAAGCCCAAGAAGCTGCACTCCAAGCCATTCGCGCCCAATGAGCGACCACGTCGTCCGGAGGGTGCTGGACCTGTGCTCTTTCCAGAACTCCTAGAAGATGACTACGAGGAGTTCTCCGACGACGAACAAGGAGTCGCCTCCGCCAGTCTAGTTCAGTCCATGGTGCGACGGGACAAAAAGCATATGGTGCCCATGTACGCCGGAGGACACCTCTTCTCAGCGGCCAAATATCGGAATTTGGAGGGGGTGTAA